The proteins below are encoded in one region of Sporanaerobacter acetigenes DSM 13106:
- the greA gene encoding transcription elongation factor GreA — translation MTEKEVFLTVEGLKKLEDELDELKTVRRKEVAERIKQALAFGDISENSEYDEAKNEQAQLEERIVKLENMLRNAKIIDDEDISTDRVSIGSRVCVKDLEYDEEIEYTIVGSAEADPYEGKISNESPVGNAILGRKKGDIVEVQVPDGKIKYEILSIAR, via the coding sequence ATGACTGAAAAAGAAGTTTTTTTAACTGTAGAAGGGTTAAAAAAATTGGAAGACGAATTGGATGAGTTGAAAACTGTTAGAAGAAAAGAAGTGGCTGAAAGAATAAAGCAAGCATTAGCTTTTGGAGATATAAGTGAGAATTCAGAATATGATGAAGCAAAAAATGAGCAAGCTCAATTGGAAGAGCGAATTGTAAAACTTGAAAATATGCTTAGAAATGCAAAAATTATTGATGATGAGGATATATCAACAGATAGAGTGAGTATTGGCTCCAGAGTTTGTGTAAAGGACTTGGAATATGATGAAGAAATAGAGTATACTATAGTTGGGTCAGCTGAAGCAGATCCTTATGAAGGTAAAATCTCAAACGAATCTCCTGTTGGGAATGCAATATTGGGAAGAAAAAAAGGAGATATTGTAGAAGTACAGGTACCAGATGGTAAAATTAAATATGAAATTCTTAGTATAGCAAGATAA